From a region of the Bradysia coprophila strain Holo2 chromosome X unlocalized genomic scaffold, BU_Bcop_v1 contig_173, whole genome shotgun sequence genome:
- the LOC119068224 gene encoding uncharacterized protein LOC119068224 — MSILEITGKENLDFEIIEYSDTEALVLASKAKLKRAIKALQPQQEPQPPPQGDNLNQNRNDFSGLRVPRMEVPEFTGSYLEWPSFRDLFLSLVGNNPKVPNVQKLSYLKTIVVGETSKLIKNIKITNDNYQAAWDLLEGRFENDRLVVHELLENIYSIPNATGSADGIKLILDTTMESIRELNNLNRPTAEYSDWLVFLIVKKLDSLSLEKWNELIGDERAVIEWTKLEEFLNTRFRILEGGEPDSKRTPSHQNLARTSCHVSESHAKSDKRVEKANVKCYYCKGGHRAKSCFTFKKKNPQERRKMVESANLCVNCLSPSHKLNECASTRTCFKCGLLHHSLLHLESVPRRESTVKKANHSSTQALESSSSSSSSASIANHLVDHIIDTNKDILLATAVIVVNLGSGKKVFLKALLDQGSQMSLISTFAAKRLKLQAEVYQGIPLTAAGGEKIETRRGIAEFSFGSRINDSQFQTTALLVDTVTRYQHSNYGAFPEACRLFPKIELADPEYEDSSRIDVLLAGDVYSQVVLDGVKKFCGILVQNTSLGWILSGQYNAENRLMPSINIHQMSFPLEQLLRSFWEIEEIQPDERSLMSVDELACEKFYEESHHRKSTGRYVVRLPFKLVKESKELGYSRGLAVSSQIRMENRFEKNPVLKEKYHKFMDESVRLGHMELVSETDLQKSTSECFYMPHHAVLRESSTTSLRVVFNASQKSSTGVSLNELLHTGPKLQSNLFDILVRYRKHKVCYMADVEKMYRRIFVHKKDRDYQRIVWRKDVNQPLKTYRMRVVTDGMSSSPFLAIRTVRQLAEDEKENFPLAYEPIMTDLFMDDLVSGSKDISSGIKQIRDINNIFKSGGMHMRKWSSNFDDVLTEISPEDRQSSPIEFSQDEIVKVLGIQWSPSTDTFGFKVRLPPVESTTTKRKFLSHASKLFDPLGFMAPCTVIPKILFQRLWETKLKWDDLLPDDIRKRWVKFHGELPLLESIQIPRFFGLSDDIGSGAFELHGFSDASGLAYSGVVYTRVQHPDGTIQVQLLAAKTKVAPVKRITIHCGELCGALLVSRLLKKVLLSLKVADVSVYGWTDSEVVLGWLKKSPGTWQQFVGNRTAQILDIVPFHQWGYVESSQNPADCASRGIMPSQLVSHPLWWKGPSWLSEAKSQWPSTVNPLQLSTTDIMKKKSIMNLVAVDPRNQLLERYSSLRRLVRITAWCMRFVTNIRQRISDRSGGCQSSAQPVWGLRKQNLHHGGLRKCMSRHPNTDLNSVQFLTAVELRNALKIWIRVVQESAFGAELKRLRANKPVRRGKLRKLNPKYDHQEGVIRVGGRLTNAHISYDQKFPIVLPNDGSLTQLLIADAHIHTLHGNVQLMLQYLRQHYWIFDSRRIVRSFIKNRCKTCLKWSSTKQKQQMAPLPRPRVQASISFTFTGVDFAGPVYIDRWSRVIEVHPGGDNLVRAVTVRLKCKHHTLTRPIHKLCRLPFLRSDELDVGL; from the coding sequence ATGTCGATATTAGAAATAACTGGAAaggaaaatttagatttcgaAATTATCGAATACTCAGACACTGAGGCATTGGTGCTCGCTTCGAAAGCAAAGCTGAAACGAGCAATTAAGGCACTTCAACCTCAACAAGAGCCGCAACCTCCACCGCAAGGAgacaatttaaatcaaaacagaaatgatttttctggTCTAAGAGTTCCACGCATGGAAGTACCTGAATTTACCGGAAGTTATTTGGAGTGGCCGTCATTTCGAGATTTATTCTTATCGCTGGTTGGTAATAATCCTAAAGTACCGAACGTTCAGAAGTTATCGTACTTAAAGACGATTGTTGTCGGTGAGACTTCGAAGTTGATAAAGAACATCAAAATAACGAACGACAATTACCAAGCCGCATGGGATCTTCTAGAAGGTCGCTTCGAAAACGACAGATTAGTAGTTCATGAGCTTCTGGAGAACATTTATTCAATTCCGAACGCTACTGGTAGCGCCGATGGCATCAAGTTGATTTTAGATACAACAATGGAATCGATCCGTGagttaaataatttgaatcgTCCGACGGCCGAATACAGCGATTGGCTGGTGTTCCTCATTGTGAAAAAGTTGGATTCTTTATCCTTGGAAAAGTGGAACGAGCTAATAGGCGATGAACGAGCGGTAATTGAGTGGACAAAAttagaagaatttttgaatacTCGCTTCAGGATACTAGAAGGAGGTGAACCAGACTCAAAACGAACACCATCCCATCAGAATTTAGCAAGGACATCGTGTCACGTATCAGAGAGTCACGCGAAGTCAGACAAGCGTGTTGAAAAGGCAAATGTCAAATGCTATTATTGCAAGGGAGGCCACAGAGCGAAGTCCTGTTTTACATTCAAGAAGAAGAATCCTCAAGAGCGACGAAAGATGGTAGAATCAGCAAATCTATGTGTGAATTGTCTTAGTCCAAGTCATAAGTTGAATGAATGTGCATCGACGCGCACCTGTTTCAAATGTGGGCTTCTTCATCATTCGCTTTTACATTTGGAGTCTGTCCCAAGGAGAGAATCAACGGTTAAAAAAGCGAATCATTCCTCGACTCAAGCATTGGAATCATCGTCAAGTTCATCATCATCAGCATCGATTGCAAACCATCTCGTGGATCACATCATTGACACAAACAAAGACATTTTACTGGCGACAGCTGTCATTGTTGTTAATCTTGGTTCCGGAAAAAAGGTATttttgaaagctttacttGATCAAGGTTCACAAATGTCCTTGATATCAACGTTCGCTGCAAAGAGACTTAAGTTACAAGCAGAGGTGTATCAAGGAATTCCATTGACTGCGGCAGGCggtgaaaaaattgaaacaagaCGAGGAATCGCTGAATTTAGTTTTGGCTCAAGGATCAACGATTCGCAATTTCAGACAACAGCGCTGCTAGTAGACACTGTTACTCGATATCAGCATTCAAATTACGGCGCTTTTCCCGAAGCTTGCAGGCTTTTCCCAAAAATCGAATTGGCCGATCCCGAGTATGAAGATTCGAGTAGAATTGATGTTTTATTGGCTGGAGATGTGTACAGTCAAGTTGTGTTGGACGGTGTGAAAAAATTCTGTGGCATTTTGGTACAAAATACGAGTTTGGGCTGGATTTTGTCTGGTCAGTACAACGCAGAGAATCGCTTGATGCCAAGCATCAATATTCATCAAATGAGTTTTCCTTTGGAGCAATTACTACGCTCATTTTGGGAAATTGAAGAGATTCAACCCGATGAAAGGAGTTTAATGTCGGTTGACGAATTGGCCtgtgaaaaattttatgaagagtCGCATCACCGAAAAAGCACTGGTCGTTATGTTGTTCGGCTGCCATTCAAGTTGGTCAAAGAAAGCAAAGAACTGGGTTACTCAAGAGGACTAGcagtttccagtcaaattcgTATGGAGAATCGTTTCGAGAAAAATCCAGTGCTGAAAGAGAAATATCACAAGTTTATGGATGAGTCAGTCAGATTGGGACACATGGAGTTGGTATCAGAAACCGATTTACAAAAGTCAACAAGCGAGTGTTTTTACATGCCTCATCACGCAGTGCTACGCGAAAGTTCAACGACCTCTCTACGAGTGGTGTTCAATGCGTCTCAAAAGTCGTCCACTGGTGTATCGCTTAATGAATTGTTGCACACTGGTCCCAAATTGCAGTCTAATTTATTCGATATTCTTGTCCGTTACAGAAAGCATAAAGTTTGTTACATGGCCGACGTAGAGAAAATGTATCGCCGAATCTTTGTGCATAAGAAGGACAGGGATTATCAGCGCATTGTATGGCGTAAAGATGTCAATCAGCCACTAAAAACTTATCGTATGCGTGTCGTAACAGATGGTATGTCATCATCGCCGTTTTTGGCAATTCGAACAGTTCGACAACTGGCGGAAGACGAAAAAGAGAACTTTCCGTTAGCGTATGAGCCGATAATGACGGATTTATTCATGGACGATTTGGTATCCGGTAGCAAGGATATTTCATCTGGTATAAAGCAAATTCGAGACATAAACAACATCTTTAAGTCTGGTGGTATGCATATGAGGAAATGGTCGTCGAATTTCGATGATGTTTTGACAGAAATATCGCCTGAGGATCGTCAAAGCTCTCCAATCGAGTTCAGTCAGGAtgaaattgtcaaagttcTTGGGATTCAATGGTCACCGTCGACAGATACTTTCGGATTCAAGGTTCGACTGCCACCAGTCGAGAGTACAACAACAAAGCGTAAATTTCTGTCACATGCTAGCAAACTGTTTGATCCGTTGGGATTTATGGCACCTTGTACCGTAATCcctaaaatattgtttcagaGACTTTGGGAAACAAAGCTGAAATGGGATGACTTGCTTCCAGATGACATAAGAAAGCGTTGGGTCAAATTTCATGGCGAACTACCACTGTTGGAGTCAATCCAAATCCCTCGATTTTTTGGATTATCGGATGACATTGGATCTGGTGCATTTGAGCTTCATGGGTTTTCCGATGCGTCAGGTCTCGCCTATTCTGGTGTCGTTTATACACGAGTTCAGCATCCAGATGGTACAATACAGGTGCAATTGTTGGCTGCAAAAACGAAGGTGGCTCCGGTGAAAAGAATCACGATTCATTGTGGAGAACTCTGTGGCGCACTATTGGTGAGTCGTTTGTTAAAGAAAGTTTTGCTTTCGTTAAAGGTTGCCGATGTTTCGGTTTATGGATGGACTGACTCTGAAGTTGTCTTGGGTTGGTTAAAGAAAAGTCCTGGAACTTGGCAGCAGTTTGTCGGTAACAGAACGGCTCAAATATTGGATATCGTACCATTCCACCAATGGGGATACGTTGAATCGAGTCAAAATCCTGCTGACTGTGCGTCGAGAGGTATTATGCCAAGTCAATTGGTGTCGCATCCGTTGTGGTGGAAAGGACCAAGTTGGCTTAGTGAAGCCAAGTCTCAATGGCCATCCACAGTTAACCCACTGCAATTGTCAACTACTGATATCATGAAGAAGAAGTCAATCATGAATTTGGTTGCAGTAGATCCGAGAAATCAATTATTGGAACGATATTCATCATTGCGACGACTTGTGCGTATAACAGCGTGGTGTATGCGATTCGTTACGAACATACGACAAAGGATTTCCGACAGATCTGGAGGGTGTCAATCATCAGCGCAGCCAGTCTGGGGGCTGCGGAAACAAAACCTGCATCATGGGGGACTGAGGAAATGCATGTCCAGACACCCGAACACAGATCTGAATTCGGTTCAATTCCTAACTGCTGTTGAGTTGCGAAATGCACTCAAGATTTGGATCCGAGTGGTTCAAGAATCTGCTTTTGGTGCAGAATTGAAGAGATTACGAGCAAACAAGCCCGTTCGCCGTGGGAAGCTAAGGAAGTTAAATCCAAAATACGATCATCAAGAAGGTGTCATCAGAGTCGGAGGCCGCTTAACAAATGCTCACATTTCATACGACCAAAAGTTCCCGATTGTTTTGCCGAATGATGGTTCTTTGACTCAGTTACTTATTGCCGACGCTCATATCCATACATTGCATGGTAACGTTCAGCTGATGTTACAATATTTGAGGCAACATTACTGGATTTTTGATTCGCGACGAATCGTTCGGTCATTTATTAAGAATCGATGCAAAACGTGTCTGAAGTGGTCAAGCACGaagcaaaaacaacaaatggCTCCATTACCGCGTCCGAGAGTTCAAGCGTCGAtatctttcacttttactGGAGTGGATTTCGCTGGTCCCGTTTACATTGATCGCTGGTCCCGTGTTATCGAGGTGCATCCAGGAGGCGACAATTTGGTTCGGGCGGTTACAGTTCGCTTGAAATGCAAACATCATACTCTAACTAGACCGATTCATAAGCTCTGCAGGTTGCCGTTTTTGCGCTCCGATGAATTGGATGTCGGActttag